The nucleotide sequence CCTGCGGGACGTGGCGCGGGTCGACTTCCGCCTGGACAGCGCCGGGCAGCCGCGATTCCTGGAGGTCAACCCGCTGCCGGGGCTTTCTGCCGCCAGCCTGCTGACGGCCCAGGGCGCGGCGGCAGGACTCGACCTGCCGCACCTGGTCGCCTCCATCGTCGCGGCGGCGGCGTCCCGCTGGGTACAGGAGCCGGGCCTGGGCGGCGACCGGCTGGCCCGCCTGATGGCGCTCCGGCAGGTGGCGTCGGAGATGGCGGCAGCGCCCGTCCCACGGCTCCACGACGAGGCGGCGGCTCCCGGAGCGATCGCCGCGAGCGGCCACGGGACGCCGACCCGGAGCCAGGCACCGGTCCAGGGGTAAAGGTTTGCCCGCCGGACGGCCCCCGACGGGCGCCGCCGCGGCGGGAATTACGGCCGGCCACGGCCGGTAGGAGGCGAAACGCACAGGCATGAGCGGTGATGACGAAAAGCCTGGAGGAACGTCGTGGAAGGATTGGCGTTGGCAGTTCCGTCACCGTGTGCGCACCGTAGAGCAGCTCGCCCAGCATACCCAGGTGACACCGGAGATGGCCCAGGCCATCGAAGCGTGCTCGCACGAGTTTCGCTTCGCGATCACACCGTACTACCTGAGCCTCATCGACTGGTCCGATCCCGACGACCCGATCCGGCGGCAGGCGATCCCCAGCGCCGACGAGCTGGAGGACCCGCTCGGAGGCCGCGACCCCCTGCACGAGGAGGATCACTCCCCCGTGAAGGGTCTCGTGCACATGTATCCGGACCGGGTCGCGTTCCTGGTCACGGCGGATTGCGCCATCTATTGCCGGCACTGCACCCGCAAGCGGTTCGTCGGCAAGGGCGGCAAGATGACGGACGAAGACGTGGACCGGGGCATTGAATATATCCGGCGCACGCCCGCCATCCGGGACGTGTTGATCACCGGAGGCGATCCCCTGGTCGCCTCCGACGCGTGGCTCGAGGGGCTGATTTCCAGAATCCGGGCGATTCCGCACGTCGAGATCATCCGGATCGGGACCCGGATGCCGGTCACGATGCCCCAGCGCATCACCCAAGAACTGTGCGACATGCTCCAGAAGTACCATCCCATCTGGGTCAACACGCACTTCAACCATCCGCGCGAGATCACGCCGGAGTCGGCCGCCGCCGTGGATCGGCTCTTGCGGGCGGGCATTCCTGTCGGCAACCAGACGGTCCTGCTCAAGGGGGTCAACGATGACCCGGCGGTCATGCGGGAGCTGGTACAGGGGCTCTTGAAGATCCGGGTACGGCCGTACTACCTGTACCAGTGCGACATGCTGCGGGGGACGGCCCACTTCCGCACACCCATCGAGACCGGGCTCGAAATCATCCGGGCCCTGCAGGGATGGACGACGGGGTTCGCCGTTCCCACGTTCGTCGTGGATTCGCCGATCGGGAAGATCCCGATCATGCCCCAAAATTTGGTCGAACGCGGCGACGGCTACATCGTGCTGCGCAACTACGAAGGCCGCACCGTGCGGCTTCCCAACCCGTCTCCGTCGCTCCCGGAGCAGGCGGTGGCGGCCGCGGCGGCCGTCTCGACCAACGGGCGTGCGTCGGCCAACGGGCATTCCAAGGACGGGGCCGGAGCTTCCGGAAAGTAGGCATGGGTCGCCCACATCGGCCCGTTCGTGCAGCGGCCAGGAGCCGGGCTTGACAGCCCGGCTCTTTTTCTGTTTGTTGAATGGGCAGGGTGCGTTGGAAGGAGCGGTGCAGGGCAAATAGAATCTAGAATGTCTGGAACCCGAGTGCTTCCCCGGAGATCCGTTGAACCGTCGATCTCGACGAGAGGAGCGTGTGCAGAGCATGCCGGACAACCCGGAGCGCACCGAGCAGTGGTCTGGTTCGACGAACGGCGGTGACGACGAGGACTTCAACGGCCTCGATCTCGCGGAAGTGCCGACTGCCCCTGCCCATCTGGAAGACGAGCAAGGTGGGACAGCCGAGCCCGCTCAGGCGAGCCCGGCCCAGCCGGGCCGGGTCGCCGCGGAGGCGGCGCAAGCCCCCGTGCGGCGGCGGCGCGGCGGACGCCCGCGGGTCACCGCGGAGCAAGACCAGCGTATTCTAGAAGCGTTCGAGCGGGCAAAGAAAGAAAACCGCTCGCTGCGCGAAGTGGCCAACGAGCTCGCCCGAGAGCTCGGCCAGCCCGCCGATTACATCAACCAGCGGTACTATTACCTGCAGCGCAAGGCGCGGCCCGAAGGCGTGGGGGCCCGGGCAGCGGGCGGGCGGCGCCGCGGGGCAGCCGGCCGAGCCGAGGCACCGCGGCGAGCGGCCCCGGCAGCGGGCGCGCCGGCCCGGGCGGAGAAGGCCCCTGCTCCGGCGGAAGGCCGCAGGGGAGGGCGGCGCGCGGCGGCGGCAAGGACGGCTCCGCCAGCCCCCACGGCAGCGCCGGCAGCGGCGCCTGCGCCCGCGGCGGGCGACCTCGCCGCGATCTCGCGCGCTTTGAGTGAACTCAGCGAACTGACCCGCAGCCAGTTGACCGCCATCGTCGATCGGTTGCAAAAGTTGGAATCTCGCCTCACCTCTCTCGAGCGGCAGCCGGCGGGTGCCGATGCCAACGTGGACCAGGTGCTCGAGCGGCTCGGGCAGGTGCTCCAGGAGCGAAGCCGCGCCGCCAGGAGCCGGGACCGGGTGAAGGGCGCGCTTCAGGAATTCCTGAAAACTCTCGAAGAGAGTGTATAGCGAGAGGTACTGCCCGGCGCCAACCAGGGAGGTGTACGAGGTCATGCGCAGGTGGACGTTCGGGGTCGTAGGGGCCGCGGTCCTGGCGTGGTCCGGGGTGGCTCAGGCAGCGGGCGGGGCCGTCGCGCCCTCCCCGTACCTGGTGCTCGGCAGCCCGGTGGCCGCCAACCCTGCCGCCTTTGCGTGGCAGGCTTTGTCCCTGTCGGCGGGACCCGTGAGCCTGGAGTCGTTCTCCAGCGCCTGGACCGTGGGGGACGTGGTGCGATCCGCGACGTCCGGGGATCCATGGAAAGCCATCGGAGAGCTCGCCAGCCGGTACCCCGGGGAGGCCGAGGTCCTCCGTACGTCGGGCGCGGCCCGGCTGCGGGCCAACGTCATGGCGTTCGAGGTGGGCTACGGCCTGATGGCCCAGGCCGGCGCTCATCTTCCCGCGGGTTTCCTGAGGCTCGCGGCCGACGCGGCCCGCCAAGCGCTCGGCGGACCTTACGACCTCACCGGGACACGCCTCGTCAGCGCGGCGTGGTCCGACCTCTCGGTTCGGGCCAACACGCCGGTACCGGTCATCCCGAAGGCGCTCGGGCTCTCCAGCTTCTCCGTGGGAGCGGGCATCCACTTCCTGAAGGGCCACGGGTATTATGCGTTGAACGCCGACGGCACGTTCTCGCCACCGGCTGCAACCGGCCCTGCCCTCCGGGCGTGGAGATCGCGTGACGGCACCGGCTACGCCGTGGATGCCGGCATCGTGGCCGGCCTGCGCCCGAGCTTCTCGGTGGAGGCTGCCGTGGTGGGCTACGGACAGCTCCAGTGGACCGGCGTCGAAGAGCTCACCGAGCTCCAGGCCGACGGCACTTTGGTCTGGAAGGGAGCGCAGGACGTTACGTACGTCCTTCCCGCCACGGCCCTGGTCGCGGCGCACTGGCGGCCTCTCCCGGCAGGGCTGCTCGAGCTGACCGGCGGCTATGCCCGGGTCGGGATCAACAAGCCCGGCGAGGAGGCGTTCAACCGGCTCTACGCCCAGGCGGACGCCGGCCTGGGGCGCTTCGTGCGCGCCGGGCTCGGGGTGGTCAAGGATTCCGTCGATCCCGAAGCCCGTGTCTACGGTTCGATCGGCGGAGGCGCCGGCGTCGTCACCGCCTCGCTCCAGGTGGTCAACCTCCAGGAGCTGCCGAAAGGCGCCGACGCCAAGTCGCTGGGTCTCGGGCTCATGGTCAGCGGCGGATTTTGACGAGGGCCCGGGCGTCGGCGGGGGCTCGAGGCTCGGTAGGCGAGAGGAGAGGGCGCAGGGCCGGGAACGGGCCCCCCCTCTCCCCGGCGGTCTCCTGCCGGCTTCATGTTTCCCACCAGTACGACACGCCCACGAGGCCCGGCCCGGTGTGGGTCGCCACCGCCGGCGTGAAGTAGCCGAAGTACCGCTCCACGATGGGGAAACGCTCCTCGATCCGCTCCAGGACGGCCTGCCCGTCGTCTCTTGCTTCGGCATGCATCACGCCCACGTGCAACCGGCCGCTCGACATCGCGGGCCGCTCGGAGGCGATCAGCTCCACCAGCCGCTCCAGAGCCCGCCCCCACGAACGCACGCGATCCGCCGTGTCCACCACGCCGTCCTGCCCGATCGTGATGATCGGCTTGATTTGCAGCAAAGACCCCACGGCCGCGGCCGCCCGTCCCACCCGGCCGGTGCGCTGCAGGTACCGCAGCGTGTGCACCGCGGCATACATGGCGACTCGGGGCCGCAGCTGGCGCACCCTGGTCTCCACCTCCGCAGCGCTGGCCCCCGTACTCGCAACGCGCGCCGCCTCCAGCACCAGGAACCCCTGTGCGATGGAGGCCGTCTTGGTGTCGACGATCGTCGCCCGGCCGCCCCACTCCCTCGCCGCCGTCATGGCCGCGTCGTAGGCGCCGCTCAGGCGAGCCGACGGCGTGAGCACCACGACCTCCTCGGCCTCCCGGGAAGCATCCTCGAACGCCTCGAGATACGACTGGGGCGTCGGCCGGGAGGTGATCGGCAGCGGGTCCGCCAGGGCCAACCGCCGGTAGAACTCCTCCAGGGTCAGATCGATCCCCTCCCGGTAGGACGTCTCGCCGAAGATCACGATCTGCGGCACGACCCGTACGCCGTACCGGCGGTAGACCGCCTCCGGCAGGTTGGCGACGGTGTCCGTGATGACGGCGACGCGAGTCACGGGCCTCCCCCCTCGCTGTCAGGCTGCCGCGGGGCCCATGCGTTCCGAGGCATATCGTACCATACCCTGGAAGAGCGCCGGTTGCTGCGGCTCGGGGTTTGAGCCTCTAAGGGATTCACCGGGCAACGGGCGCAAGGTTGGCTCACGCTCCGGCGGGCCGCGATGCCGCCCCTGCGGGCCGCCCGGCAGCTACGGCAGGTGAGACCCAACAGCGCAGGCAACGGGGCTCGTACGACTCGGCCCCTCCGATGAGCACCCGCTCGCCGGGCCCTGCCGGCTGCCCGTCGACCAGGCGCTGGGTGCGGGTGGCGTCAGCCCCGCACCGCACGCAGATGGCAGAAAGCTTCACGACTTCGTCGGCGAGGGCGAGGAGCACGGGCATGGGCCCGAAGGGCTGTCCCTGATAGTCGAGATCGAGACCTGCCACCGCCACCTCGTGGCCACGCTCGACCAGGTCGACGACGACCCCGGCGATCCCGTCGTCGAAGAACTGCCCCTCGTCGATGGCCACCAGGGTGTTGGGTGCCTGGCCCGCCAGGTAGGCGATCTCCGAGGCCGAACGCACGATGTGGGCCTCCATGAGCAAACCGTCGTGGCTCGAGATCCCGTGGCTACGGGTATCGACCCAGGGCTTGAACAGCAGGACCGGACGCCGGGCATGCAGGGCGCGCCGGATCCTGCGCAATAGCTCGCTGGACTTGCCCGCGAACATGGGGCCACAGATGACGCTCAGCCTCCCTGCCACGCCTTCTCCCATCCCCCTCGGGCCGATCGGCCCGTCTGATCCCCCACCAGGCGTTCGCCACCCGTGCCGGCACTCCCTGGCCGGCACGGAGGATTCGGGACGATCGGCCCCGTTGCATGTCCCGTAGATGCCAAGACGAGCCCGTGGTAATCTTAGCCTTGTGAAGTCTTTCACGAGCCGCGCGCCCGGCAGTACGGAAGGGCGGCGCCTCGGCGGGAGGGGTTTGGGCTGCACATCGTCGTGTGCATCAAGCAGGTGCCGGACAGCCGCGAAATCCGGGTGGATCCCAAGACCAACACCTTGATGCGCCAGGGCGTTCCGTCCGTCGTCAACCCGTACGACCTCCACGCCGTCGAGGAGGCCGTCCGCATCAAGGGGCGGTTCCCGGGGACCCGCGTCACGGCGCTTTCCATGGGGCCGATGATGGCCGTGAGCGCCGTCAAGGAGTGCGTGGCCCTGGGCGCAGACGAGGGCGTGCTCATCAGCGACCGGGCGTTTGCCGGAGCCGATACGCTGGCGACCTCGTACGCCCTCGCCGAGGGGATCCGCAAGGCCGCGTCCTTGTGGGGGCCGGTCGACCTCGTGCTGTGCGGGAAGCAGACCATCGACGGCGACACGGGGCAGGTGGGCCCAGGCCTGGCAGCCCGGCTGCAGTTCGAGCAGCTCACGTACGTCGACGCCATCGATCGGCTGGACCCGTCCGAGCGGCGGATCCGGGTGCGCCGCCACCTCGAGGACGGCGCGGAGGTGGTCGAGACATCCTTGCCCGCGGTGCTGACCGTCATGGAGACCATCAACAAGGTCCACCGGGCATCCCTGCCGGCGGTGCTCCGAGCCGTGCGCTACCAGCCCATCGTCTGGACCCTCAAGGATTTCCCGGAAATCGACCGCGGCCAGATCGGGCTCAAGGGGTCTCCCACCGTGGTCGGCAAGGCGTGGGTCCCCGAACCGATCCGGAGAGCGGGCCAGCGCCTGGAGGGGCAGCCTCCTGAGGCAGCGGCTCACGCGCTCTTCGAGCTCTTGGACCAGCGCCGGCTGCCCGAGAAGCTCGGGTGGGCACCCGCGGCAGTCGCGAAAGGGTGACGAAGAGATGACCGGTTGCGTGGCGCCACGCCCGGAGCCGGATGAGACGGCAGCGACCGAGCAGAGCGTTTCGCCGGAGAGCCGGGAGTGGCGGGGAATCCTGGTCGTGGTCGAGCAGCACGACGGCGAGGCCCGCCCCGTCAGCTGGCAATTGCTCGGGCAGGCACGGCGCATGGCCGAGAAGCTGGGATGCGAGGTCATGGCGCTGGTGATGGGGCACGGGGTCGAGCCCGTCGCTCGCCTGGCCATCGCTTACGGCGCGGACGTCGTGTACCTCGCGAACCACCCGGCCCTCGCGACGTACCGTACGCAGCCTTACAGCGAAGCCGTGCTCCATGTCATCCGCCACTTCCGGCCCGAGATCGTCTTGGTCGGCGCGACCTACACGGGCAGGGACCTCGCCGGGGCGATCGCCACGAGGATACCGACAGGGCTGACGGCCGACTGCACGATGCTCGACGTCGAGCCGCCCCCCTCCCGGCTCCTGCTGGCCAGCCGCCCCGCCTTCAGCGAGAAGCTCATGGCCACCATCCTGTGCAAGCGACACCGGCCCCAGATGGCCACGGCGCGCCCGGGGGTGTTCGAGGCGCTGGAGCCCGATCCCGGGCGCACGGGCCGCATCCAACCGGTGGAGGTCGTGCTGGACGAGTCGCGCATCGCGGCTAGAGTCGTGGAGATCGCCCGCTCCCACGATCGAGTCCGCCTCGAGGAGGCCCGGGTCATCGTGGCCGGCGGCCGGGGGCTGGGCGGCCCTCAAGGGTTTCGCCTGCTGCGGGAGCTGGCCGACGCCCTGGGAGGAGAGGTCGGCGCCAGCCGCCCGGCGGTCGAGGCCGGGTGGATCGACCACGCCCACCAGGTCGGGCAGACGGGGCACACGGTGCGACCCCGGTTGTACATCGCCTGCGGCATCAGCGGCGCGGTGCAGCACCTGGTCGGCATGAGCGGCGCCGAAACCGTGGTCGCCGTCAACCGCGACCCGGACGCTCCCATCATGGCTGCGGCCGACGTGGCCATCGTGGGAGATCTCTACGAGGTGGTGCCCGCGCTCATCGAAGAAGCCCGCAGGCGGCGAGGGCTTCCGGCGTCGGCCCTCGCCTCTCGAAGAAGTGGTGACGAGCATGGCCGCTGAGCATTTCGATGCCATTGTCGTGGGCGCAGGCCCGGCGGGCGCGTCCGCGGCGCTGGTGCTCGCTTCCTCCGGGCTGTCGGTGGCGCTCCTCGATCGGGGCGAGTTCCCCGGAGCCAAAAACATGTTCGGCGGGGTGCTGTACCGCCACGCGATCGAGGCGCTGGTCGGCGAAGCGTGGAAAGAAAACGGCTTTCCGGTCGAGCGCGTGGTCACCGAGCAGCGCTACTGGTTGCTCGGCCCGGAGTCCATGGTGACCGTGGGCCACCGGCACGAGGCGTTCGGTCGGGAGCCCAACGCGTGGACCGCCTTCCGGGCGCGGTTCGACCCGTGGTTCGCCGCCAAGGCCGAGCAGGCCGGCGCCCTGGGCGTCTACCAGACCACGGTCGTCGACCTTTTGCGCGACCCGAAGACCGGCCGGGTGACAGGCGTCCTGACCGACCGGGACGAGGGAGAGCTTTACGCCGACGTGGTCGTGATCGCCGACGGGGTCAACTCGCTGCTCCGGGAGAAGCTGGGGCTGCCCCGGTGGCGCCCCGATCAGGTGAGCCTGGCGGTCAAGGAAGTGCTGGCGCTGCCCCGGGAGACCATCGAAAGCCGCTTCAACCTCGAGGGTAACGAGGGAGTCACCATCGAGTTCCTGGGGGACACCTCGCAAGGAATGGTGGGCCTGGGCTTCCTCTACACCAACAAGGAAAGCCTGTCGCTCGGCATCGGCGTCATGATCGACGATCTGGCCCGCCACCGCATCGCGCCGTACGAACTACTGGAGTCCGTCAAGCGCCACCCGATGATCCGGCGGCTGATCGCGGGGGCGGAGAGCGTGGAATACTCCGCCCACATGATCCCGGAGGGCGCTTACGATGCGCTCCCGCCCGCCCTGGCCGGCGACGGGTGGGTGCTCTGCGGAGATGCGGCAGGGCTGGTCAACTTCCTCCACCGGGAGGGTACCAACCTGGCGATGCTCTCCGGCCAGATGGCCGGCCGGGTCATCGCCGAGGCCCACCGGCGGGGCGATCTCAGCGCCCGCAGCCTGATGGCGTACGACCGGGAGCTGCGTGCCTCCGCCATCGGGAGGGACCTCCGCAGGATCCGGCGCATGCCCTCCATGTTGCACCGGTGGGGTGGACGCCGGTTGTTCGGCGATCTGGTGGGCGGCATCAACCGGGCGGCTTACCGGTACTTCCTGGCCGACGGCACGCCCAAGCG is from Limnochorda sp. L945t and encodes:
- a CDS encoding KamA family radical SAM protein, producing MSGDDEKPGGTSWKDWRWQFRHRVRTVEQLAQHTQVTPEMAQAIEACSHEFRFAITPYYLSLIDWSDPDDPIRRQAIPSADELEDPLGGRDPLHEEDHSPVKGLVHMYPDRVAFLVTADCAIYCRHCTRKRFVGKGGKMTDEDVDRGIEYIRRTPAIRDVLITGGDPLVASDAWLEGLISRIRAIPHVEIIRIGTRMPVTMPQRITQELCDMLQKYHPIWVNTHFNHPREITPESAAAVDRLLRAGIPVGNQTVLLKGVNDDPAVMRELVQGLLKIRVRPYYLYQCDMLRGTAHFRTPIETGLEIIRALQGWTTGFAVPTFVVDSPIGKIPIMPQNLVERGDGYIVLRNYEGRTVRLPNPSPSLPEQAVAAAAAVSTNGRASANGHSKDGAGASGK
- a CDS encoding DegV family protein, with product MTRVAVITDTVANLPEAVYRRYGVRVVPQIVIFGETSYREGIDLTLEEFYRRLALADPLPITSRPTPQSYLEAFEDASREAEEVVVLTPSARLSGAYDAAMTAAREWGGRATIVDTKTASIAQGFLVLEAARVASTGASAAEVETRVRQLRPRVAMYAAVHTLRYLQRTGRVGRAAAAVGSLLQIKPIITIGQDGVVDTADRVRSWGRALERLVELIASERPAMSSGRLHVGVMHAEARDDGQAVLERIEERFPIVERYFGYFTPAVATHTGPGLVGVSYWWET
- a CDS encoding thymidine kinase; the protein is MAGRLSVICGPMFAGKSSELLRRIRRALHARRPVLLFKPWVDTRSHGISSHDGLLMEAHIVRSASEIAYLAGQAPNTLVAIDEGQFFDDGIAGVVVDLVERGHEVAVAGLDLDYQGQPFGPMPVLLALADEVVKLSAICVRCGADATRTQRLVDGQPAGPGERVLIGGAESYEPRCLRCWVSPAVAAGRPAGAASRPAGA
- a CDS encoding electron transfer flavoprotein subunit beta/FixA family protein encodes the protein MCIKQVPDSREIRVDPKTNTLMRQGVPSVVNPYDLHAVEEAVRIKGRFPGTRVTALSMGPMMAVSAVKECVALGADEGVLISDRAFAGADTLATSYALAEGIRKAASLWGPVDLVLCGKQTIDGDTGQVGPGLAARLQFEQLTYVDAIDRLDPSERRIRVRRHLEDGAEVVETSLPAVLTVMETINKVHRASLPAVLRAVRYQPIVWTLKDFPEIDRGQIGLKGSPTVVGKAWVPEPIRRAGQRLEGQPPEAAAHALFELLDQRRLPEKLGWAPAAVAKG
- a CDS encoding electron transfer flavoprotein subunit alpha/FixB family protein; its protein translation is MAPRPEPDETAATEQSVSPESREWRGILVVVEQHDGEARPVSWQLLGQARRMAEKLGCEVMALVMGHGVEPVARLAIAYGADVVYLANHPALATYRTQPYSEAVLHVIRHFRPEIVLVGATYTGRDLAGAIATRIPTGLTADCTMLDVEPPPSRLLLASRPAFSEKLMATILCKRHRPQMATARPGVFEALEPDPGRTGRIQPVEVVLDESRIAARVVEIARSHDRVRLEEARVIVAGGRGLGGPQGFRLLRELADALGGEVGASRPAVEAGWIDHAHQVGQTGHTVRPRLYIACGISGAVQHLVGMSGAETVVAVNRDPDAPIMAAADVAIVGDLYEVVPALIEEARRRRGLPASALASRRSGDEHGR
- a CDS encoding FAD-dependent oxidoreductase, with product MAAEHFDAIVVGAGPAGASAALVLASSGLSVALLDRGEFPGAKNMFGGVLYRHAIEALVGEAWKENGFPVERVVTEQRYWLLGPESMVTVGHRHEAFGREPNAWTAFRARFDPWFAAKAEQAGALGVYQTTVVDLLRDPKTGRVTGVLTDRDEGELYADVVVIADGVNSLLREKLGLPRWRPDQVSLAVKEVLALPRETIESRFNLEGNEGVTIEFLGDTSQGMVGLGFLYTNKESLSLGIGVMIDDLARHRIAPYELLESVKRHPMIRRLIAGAESVEYSAHMIPEGAYDALPPALAGDGWVLCGDAAGLVNFLHREGTNLAMLSGQMAGRVIAEAHRRGDLSARSLMAYDRELRASAIGRDLRRIRRMPSMLHRWGGRRLFGDLVGGINRAAYRYFLADGTPKRQAEAEALREIVRAAGGWRPLMRLAWDGFRGVRG